Proteins encoded in a region of the Euleptes europaea isolate rEulEur1 chromosome 3, rEulEur1.hap1, whole genome shotgun sequence genome:
- the LOC130475739 gene encoding cytochrome c oxidase subunit NDUFA4-like: protein MFRLMISQAKKHPSLTPLFLFIGAGGTGAAFVCLVLLNPDVCWDKKNNPEPWNKLGPDGQYKFVAVSMEPTAS, encoded by the coding sequence ATGTTCCGCCTCATGATAAGCCAGGCTAAAAAGCACCCAAGCTTGACTCCTCTCTTCTTGTTTATTGGCGCTGGAGGAACTGGTGCAGCCTTTGTatgcctggttcttttaaatcCTGATGTCTGCTGGGACAAGAAGAATAACCCAGAGCCTTGGAACAAGCTGGGACCCGATGGCCAGTACAAGTTCGTTGCAGTTAGCATGGAACCTACAGCAAGCTGA
- the ASCL4 gene encoding achaete-scute homolog 4, whose product MGSGKDDGLFNMISFPGPASLGSSPANPHGLPLREPFGVPIRFDPTYWDHQAYNGYSGRFSYLPFSGYVGVYDYSFEPAFIRKRNERERQRVRCVNEGYARLRDHLPKELADKRLSKVETLKAAITYIKHLQSLLDCDPLGTTKTTLPAAEASVAPGLSLRKECNSDGESKTSLASSPFSELEEACS is encoded by the coding sequence ATGGGAAGTGGTAAAGATGACGGGCTATTCAACATGATCTCATTCCCAGGGCCAGCATCCCTTGGGAGCAGCCCTGCAAACCCTCATGGGCTACCACTCCGAGAGCCATTTGGTGTTCCTATCCGCTTCGATCCAACGTACTGGGACCACCAAGCCTACAATGGATACTCAGGAAGGTTCTCCTACTTACCTTTTTCCGGGTACGTTGGCGTCTATGACTATTCTTTCGAGCCTGCCTTCATCCGAAAGAGGAACGAGAGGGAGAGGCAACGGGTTCGTTGTGTGAATGAGGGCTACGCTCGCCTGCGAGACCATCTCCCCAAGGAGCTTGCTGACAAGCGACTCAGCAAAGTAGAGACTCTGAAAGCGGCCATAACTTACATCAAGCACCTTCAGAGTTTGTTGGACTGTGATCCTCTAGGAACTACTAAGACGACCCTTCCGGCTGCAGAGGCCTCGGTTGCTCCTGGTCTTAGTTTGAGAAAGGAATGCAACAGTGATGGAGAATCTAAAACTTCATTGGCTTCATCTCCATTTAGTGAGCTAGAGGAAGCCTGCAGCTAG